A genomic stretch from Sinorhizobium terangae includes:
- the betI gene encoding transcriptional regulator BetI — MPKIGMEPVRRKALVDAALRVIGDQGTLSVTMSDIARTAGVSPALAHHYFGSKDQLLIATIRSLLAQLRDDAVAALQTAKTPREKLSALIRVSFRAEQFAPETIAAWLAFYSEAQRSEDVRRLLVIYARRLRSNLLASLKLLCAFDDAERIAEGAAAMIDGLYIRQSLRSAPISIEASIALTEDYVNAHLRATDDGSRPSSGV, encoded by the coding sequence ATGCCGAAAATCGGGATGGAGCCTGTACGGCGAAAGGCATTGGTGGACGCGGCGCTGCGCGTGATCGGCGACCAAGGCACGCTCTCGGTCACCATGTCGGATATTGCCAGAACCGCCGGCGTCTCGCCGGCGCTCGCGCACCACTACTTCGGCAGCAAGGATCAATTGTTGATCGCAACGATCCGCAGTCTCCTGGCGCAACTGCGCGACGACGCGGTCGCTGCGCTTCAGACCGCGAAGACGCCGCGCGAAAAGCTGAGTGCACTGATCCGCGTGAGCTTCAGGGCCGAGCAGTTCGCGCCAGAGACGATCGCTGCCTGGCTCGCTTTTTATTCCGAGGCGCAGCGCTCGGAGGACGTTCGCCGTCTCCTCGTGATCTACGCGCGACGGCTGCGTTCCAATCTGTTGGCGAGCCTTAAGCTGCTTTGCGCTTTCGATGACGCGGAACGCATCGCCGAGGGCGCGGCTGCGATGATCGACGGACTCTATATCCGCCAGAGTCTGCGCTCGGCTCCGATCAGCATCGAAGCTTCGATCGCGCTGACCGAGGACTATGTAAATGCGCATTTGCGGGCGACGGACGACGGAAGTCGCCCCTCTTCTGGGGTTTAA
- a CDS encoding HdeD family acid-resistance protein, with protein MAHAFDPAGREAVAGKWVWFVALGVILIMCGGIAFGNLLMATVASVYYVGIIMLIGGLLNLGHAFQVKTWGSFLYWLLSAAFYAAAGLFAFINPVLASAVLTFLMALALIVAGCFRVWVGFKLRPFGGWGWMVVGGLVTLAAGLVIAAGWPVNSLWILGLFLAVDLVMQGLASIAFGVLAKG; from the coding sequence ATGGCCCACGCATTCGATCCCGCCGGTAGAGAGGCTGTCGCCGGAAAATGGGTCTGGTTCGTCGCCCTTGGCGTGATCCTGATCATGTGCGGCGGCATTGCCTTCGGCAATCTGCTCATGGCGACGGTTGCCTCCGTCTATTATGTGGGCATCATCATGCTGATTGGCGGTCTGCTCAATCTCGGTCACGCCTTTCAGGTCAAGACTTGGGGAAGTTTCCTCTATTGGCTCTTGAGCGCGGCCTTCTACGCGGCGGCGGGCCTCTTCGCCTTCATCAATCCGGTGCTTGCCTCTGCGGTCCTGACCTTCCTGATGGCGTTGGCGCTGATCGTTGCAGGCTGCTTCCGCGTCTGGGTCGGCTTCAAGCTCCGGCCGTTCGGCGGATGGGGCTGGATGGTCGTCGGCGGTCTCGTCACGCTCGCCGCTGGCCTCGTCATCGCCGCCGGTTGGCCGGTCAACAGCCTCTGGATCCTTGGCCTGTTTCTGGCGGTCGATCTCGTCATGCAGGGGCTCGCCTCGATCGCCTTCGGCGTTCTCGCAAAGGGCTGA
- a CDS encoding GGDEF domain-containing protein, with the protein MSVAPTEILSLRRFGDDQIVTLAKLVIENAFQPIVEATTGAVFGYESLMRGFQRLGFASPLELLDKAEEVGQLLPLEHLINSRAVAAFATIPDFSARTLFLNFDSRLVGGEDDIVERLVNHLKRANIAPSSLCFELSERFDSGKMPDFSALVRQLRLAGFKLAIDDFGAGFNGLKLLCDQPVDYVKIDRHFISGIERDPRKRHLVRHTVNTAHVLGTRVIAEGVETEAEFLACRDLGCDLVQGYFIARPTTHLSELQPAYPHLELSGAARRTSATLDSILIRKQIEQLPAVRESDELESVFDLFRLNPRQAFFPVLNANGEPRGILHEYHVKEMIYHPFGRDLLKNRIYQRRISHFVSPAPIADLDTPADEMLKIFAGMDGSDCVILTENMRYAGILSASSLLKIINEKQLKTAQEQNPLTGLPGNRAIRDYVQDAILDGDVTRYFCYCDFDDFKPFNDTYGFQKGDLAITLFAALLRRHFIGEEKFLGHVGGDDFFVGVSGLDEGEIRAVLMRLVDDFRSDVRQLYSPEHQVAGRISGYGRDGGAKDFPLMRCSIAVLVLPEGFVLSDSQTVSKRIAEIKARAKASLDGLVLEQLDGNGYVQPES; encoded by the coding sequence ATGTCCGTCGCCCCCACCGAAATCCTCTCGCTTCGCCGCTTCGGCGACGACCAGATTGTCACCCTTGCCAAGCTCGTCATCGAGAACGCCTTTCAGCCGATCGTCGAGGCGACGACCGGTGCCGTCTTCGGTTATGAATCGCTGATGCGCGGGTTCCAGCGTCTTGGCTTTGCCTCGCCACTCGAATTGCTGGACAAGGCGGAGGAGGTGGGCCAGCTTCTGCCGCTCGAACACCTTATCAACAGCCGCGCCGTCGCCGCCTTCGCGACGATCCCCGATTTTTCGGCACGGACCCTTTTCCTGAATTTCGATTCGAGGCTGGTCGGTGGCGAGGACGATATCGTCGAGCGCCTCGTCAACCACCTCAAGCGCGCCAACATTGCCCCGTCTTCGCTCTGCTTCGAGCTTTCGGAGCGCTTCGACAGTGGCAAAATGCCGGATTTTTCCGCGCTGGTGAGGCAATTGCGGCTTGCCGGTTTCAAGCTTGCGATCGATGATTTCGGTGCGGGCTTCAACGGCTTGAAGTTGCTCTGCGACCAGCCCGTCGACTACGTCAAGATCGATCGGCACTTCATCTCCGGCATCGAGCGGGACCCGCGCAAGCGCCACCTCGTCCGCCACACGGTAAACACGGCCCATGTGCTCGGAACGCGCGTGATTGCGGAGGGCGTGGAGACGGAAGCCGAGTTCCTCGCGTGCCGTGATCTCGGCTGCGATCTGGTTCAGGGTTATTTCATTGCCCGCCCCACCACACACTTAAGCGAACTGCAGCCGGCTTATCCCCATCTGGAACTGAGCGGCGCCGCACGGCGCACCTCCGCGACGCTCGACAGCATCCTGATCAGGAAACAGATCGAACAGCTCCCTGCCGTCAGGGAAAGCGATGAACTCGAATCCGTCTTCGATCTGTTCCGGCTCAATCCGCGCCAGGCTTTCTTTCCCGTGCTGAACGCCAACGGCGAACCGCGCGGCATCCTGCACGAGTATCACGTCAAGGAAATGATCTATCATCCCTTCGGCCGGGATCTTCTGAAGAACCGCATTTATCAGCGCCGTATCTCGCATTTCGTGAGCCCCGCGCCGATCGCCGATCTCGACACGCCGGCCGACGAGATGCTGAAAATCTTCGCCGGCATGGACGGCAGCGACTGTGTGATCCTGACGGAAAACATGCGTTATGCCGGCATTCTATCCGCTTCGTCGCTGCTGAAGATCATCAACGAAAAACAGTTGAAGACGGCGCAGGAGCAGAACCCGCTGACGGGCCTGCCGGGCAATCGCGCGATCCGTGACTATGTGCAGGATGCGATCCTCGACGGCGATGTGACGCGCTATTTCTGCTATTGCGACTTCGACGACTTCAAGCCTTTCAACGATACCTACGGCTTCCAGAAGGGCGACCTGGCGATCACGCTGTTTGCCGCTTTGCTCAGACGCCACTTCATCGGCGAGGAGAAGTTCCTGGGGCATGTCGGCGGCGACGATTTCTTCGTCGGCGTCAGCGGCCTCGACGAAGGGGAAATCCGCGCCGTCCTCATGCGCCTCGTCGATGACTTTCGTTCGGACGTTCGCCAACTTTATTCGCCGGAACATCAGGTGGCGGGGCGCATCAGCGGGTATGGCCGCGACGGTGGCGCGAAGGACTTTCCGCTGATGCGCTGCTCGATTGCGGTTCTCGTGCTGCCGGAAGGCTTCGTCCTTTCCGACAGCCAGACGGTGAGCAAGAGGATCGCCGAGATAAAGGCGCGCGCCAAGGCAAGCCTGGACGGTCTTGTGTTGGAGCAACTGGACGGCAACGGATATGTCCAGCCGGAATCGTAG
- a CDS encoding sulfite exporter TauE/SafE family protein, producing the protein MDAIWSIDASDIFTVHFALYIVLGFVAQLIDGALGQAYGVIVTTALLATGSPPAVASASTHAAEIVTTGLAGGSHIWHRNVDWGFSHAWCRGGVVGGFAGAYVLTQVPEDPVKLLISIYLLAMAVLIARQIYTGGRERDHNMPTAPIGLAGGFFDAVGGGGWGSFVNSTLITRGESARCSIGSASLAEFFVTIAVSATFVLQLDLGGYVLVVLGLIIGGAVAAPLAGWISKTLPHGVLAAMVGLTVASLAVYNLISVSSELFAAP; encoded by the coding sequence GTGGACGCCATCTGGAGCATAGATGCATCCGACATCTTCACCGTACATTTTGCGCTCTACATAGTGCTAGGCTTTGTGGCGCAGCTAATTGACGGCGCCCTGGGTCAGGCCTATGGCGTGATCGTTACAACAGCTTTGCTCGCAACGGGCAGTCCACCGGCCGTCGCCAGCGCCAGTACGCACGCCGCGGAGATTGTGACCACCGGGCTGGCGGGCGGCTCACACATCTGGCACCGCAACGTCGATTGGGGCTTTTCTCACGCCTGGTGCCGGGGGGGCGTTGTCGGCGGCTTCGCCGGCGCCTATGTGCTGACACAGGTGCCGGAAGATCCGGTCAAGCTTCTGATATCGATCTACCTGCTGGCGATGGCCGTGCTGATTGCCCGGCAAATCTACACCGGCGGGCGTGAGCGCGATCACAATATGCCGACCGCGCCGATCGGGCTTGCCGGAGGTTTTTTTGATGCGGTGGGCGGCGGTGGCTGGGGATCGTTCGTGAATTCCACATTGATCACCCGCGGAGAGAGCGCCCGCTGCAGCATTGGTTCCGCGAGCCTTGCAGAATTCTTTGTGACGATTGCTGTCAGCGCCACCTTCGTGTTGCAGCTCGACCTCGGAGGTTATGTGCTGGTCGTGCTTGGCCTGATCATAGGCGGCGCCGTGGCTGCGCCCCTGGCTGGCTGGATCAGCAAGACGCTGCCACATGGGGTGCTGGCGGCCATGGTGGGCCTGACCGTTGCCTCCCTGGCCGTCTATAACCTGATCTCAGTGAGCTCCGAGCTCTTCGCGGCCCCATAG
- a CDS encoding NAD(P)H-quinone oxidoreductase codes for MNLPTEMTYVDLPGPGGPENMVLARGPLPDVKAGDILIRVEAAGINRPDVLQRKGDYPPPPGASPILGLEVAGEVVAMGEGITGFSIGDKVCALANGGGYAAYCALPATQALAWPKGYDATKAAALPETFFTVWANVFDMAGLKAGETILVHGGSSGIGTTAIQLAKAFGAEVLVTAGSAEKCRACEALGAKRAINYREEDFKAVALDETGGRGVDVILDMVGGRYFDRNIGSLARDGRLSIIAFLGGARVEGANIGPILTKRLHIMGSALRPRTSAEKQAIRDGLAAKVWPLLEGGAVAPVIHQILPFERVADGHRLMEEGDHIGKIVMTMGRS; via the coding sequence ATGAATCTTCCGACTGAAATGACCTATGTGGACCTGCCGGGCCCGGGTGGCCCGGAAAACATGGTTTTGGCGCGCGGGCCGCTGCCGGACGTCAAAGCCGGCGATATCCTGATCCGTGTCGAGGCAGCCGGCATCAATCGGCCGGACGTGCTGCAGCGCAAGGGCGACTATCCACCGCCGCCGGGCGCGAGCCCGATCCTCGGCCTTGAAGTGGCCGGCGAGGTCGTTGCTATGGGCGAGGGCATAACCGGCTTCTCGATCGGGGACAAGGTCTGCGCGCTCGCCAATGGCGGCGGCTATGCGGCATATTGCGCGCTGCCGGCGACACAGGCTCTCGCCTGGCCAAAGGGGTATGATGCGACAAAGGCGGCGGCGCTGCCGGAAACGTTCTTCACGGTTTGGGCCAACGTCTTCGATATGGCAGGGCTCAAGGCGGGTGAAACGATCCTGGTCCATGGCGGATCGAGCGGTATCGGCACCACCGCAATCCAACTCGCCAAAGCCTTCGGCGCCGAGGTTCTGGTGACCGCCGGTAGCGCCGAGAAGTGCAGGGCTTGCGAGGCACTCGGGGCGAAGCGAGCGATCAACTATCGCGAGGAAGACTTCAAGGCCGTTGCGCTTGACGAGACAGGTGGGCGAGGGGTGGACGTCATCCTCGACATGGTCGGCGGGCGCTACTTCGATCGCAATATCGGTTCGCTCGCCAGGGATGGCCGTCTGTCGATCATCGCGTTCCTGGGTGGCGCGCGCGTGGAGGGCGCCAATATCGGGCCGATCCTGACGAAGCGCCTGCATATCATGGGGTCCGCGCTTCGCCCGCGCACATCCGCGGAAAAACAGGCAATCCGCGACGGACTTGCGGCAAAGGTCTGGCCATTGCTGGAGGGAGGCGCCGTGGCGCCGGTCATCCATCAGATTCTACCCTTCGAAAGGGTCGCCGATGGCCATCGCCTGATGGAAGAAGGCGATCACATCGGCAAGATCGTGATGACCATGGGCAGATCCTAG
- a CDS encoding DUF3750 domain-containing protein: protein MKFIRKLLVAFMIIYLLPALASAGWWYMKERPQSWRDADWSSAGLLPKAAVSPEAAVYILSATTGGMKGAVASHAWIVTKEEGALAYARYEKVGWGKPIRKNAYQADGRWYSNEPRIVAMIKGEQAQRLIPKVEQAIADYPYSSPGTYRLWPGPNSNTFVAHVLRSVPELDAVLPPNAVGRDYLPEGKLFQIDADGRDLHATLYGLAGISAGWRSGLELHFMGLVAGFDIVRPGIKIPALGRFGI, encoded by the coding sequence ATGAAATTCATCCGCAAGCTGCTTGTCGCCTTTATGATCATCTACCTGCTTCCGGCGCTAGCCTCGGCTGGCTGGTGGTACATGAAGGAGAGGCCGCAGAGCTGGCGGGACGCGGACTGGTCGTCCGCCGGCCTTCTCCCCAAAGCGGCTGTAAGCCCCGAGGCCGCAGTTTATATCCTCTCGGCAACGACCGGCGGCATGAAGGGCGCCGTCGCCAGCCATGCCTGGATCGTCACAAAGGAAGAAGGAGCGCTGGCCTATGCCCGATACGAAAAGGTCGGCTGGGGCAAACCTATCCGTAAGAACGCCTACCAGGCCGATGGCCGCTGGTATTCGAACGAGCCGCGCATCGTCGCGATGATCAAGGGAGAGCAGGCGCAGCGCCTGATCCCTAAAGTCGAGCAAGCGATTGCCGATTACCCCTATTCCTCGCCCGGCACTTACAGGCTGTGGCCGGGACCGAACTCCAACACCTTTGTCGCGCACGTTCTTCGTTCGGTACCCGAGCTTGACGCCGTACTGCCGCCGAACGCCGTCGGCCGCGACTACCTGCCTGAGGGTAAACTTTTTCAGATCGACGCCGATGGCCGCGACCTGCACGCAACGCTCTACGGGCTCGCCGGAATCTCCGCCGGCTGGCGAAGCGGGCTGGAACTGCATTTCATGGGATTGGTGGCTGGGTTCGACATCGTACGGCCCGGCATCAAGATACCGGCGCTCGGGCGCTTCGGGATCTGA
- a CDS encoding asparaginase has protein sequence MSNPVLVEVTRGNLVESRHRGTVIVVDGDGNTVFSLGDTDAAIFPRSACKAMQALPLVESGAADAYGFGAKALALACASHSGEPEHVALAAEMLAAAGRDVDALECGAHWSFDQKTLIGQARSIEGPSALHNNCSGKHAGFVCACCHSGTEVRGYVGYDHPIQQEIRGVMESLTGAILARDNCGVDGCSIPTYAVPLNGLAHGFAKMATGAGLAAERARASRRLIEACMAEPFYVAGTKRACTRLMKTAPGRIFAKTGAEGVFCAAIPEKGIAIAVKCEDGTTRAAEAMVTATLARLFADDPQVQTALMAQANHSMRNWNGIHVGDVRVTEALSA, from the coding sequence ATGTCTAATCCCGTCCTGGTCGAAGTAACTCGCGGAAATCTAGTCGAAAGCCGCCATCGCGGCACGGTCATCGTTGTCGACGGTGACGGCAACACCGTGTTTTCATTGGGCGATACGGACGCTGCCATCTTCCCGCGTTCGGCGTGCAAGGCCATGCAGGCTTTGCCGCTGGTCGAAAGCGGCGCGGCGGACGCCTACGGGTTCGGCGCCAAGGCGCTGGCGCTCGCCTGTGCTTCGCATTCCGGCGAGCCGGAACATGTCGCGCTTGCGGCTGAAATGCTGGCGGCGGCCGGTCGGGATGTCGATGCGCTCGAATGCGGCGCGCACTGGTCCTTCGACCAGAAGACCTTAATCGGGCAGGCTCGTTCGATCGAGGGGCCGAGCGCCTTGCATAACAATTGTTCCGGCAAGCATGCGGGCTTCGTCTGCGCTTGCTGTCATTCGGGCACGGAGGTTCGCGGCTATGTCGGCTACGACCATCCGATCCAGCAGGAAATCCGCGGCGTCATGGAAAGCCTGACGGGTGCAATCCTTGCGCGCGACAATTGCGGGGTCGACGGCTGCTCGATCCCGACCTATGCCGTGCCCTTGAACGGGCTTGCCCATGGCTTCGCCAAAATGGCGACGGGGGCAGGGCTTGCGGCCGAGCGGGCGCGCGCTTCCAGGCGGCTGATCGAGGCCTGCATGGCCGAGCCCTTCTACGTCGCGGGTACCAAGCGTGCCTGCACGCGGCTGATGAAGACTGCGCCGGGCCGCATTTTTGCCAAGACCGGCGCCGAAGGCGTCTTCTGTGCGGCGATCCCGGAGAAGGGGATCGCCATCGCGGTCAAATGCGAAGACGGGACGACCCGCGCCGCCGAGGCGATGGTGACCGCGACGCTTGCGCGGCTCTTCGCCGATGATCCTCAGGTCCAAACGGCGCTGATGGCACAAGCCAACCATTCAATGCGCAACTGGAACGGCATCCATGTGGGCGACGTGCGCGTGACGGAAGCTCTTTCCGCCTAG
- a CDS encoding DeoR/GlpR family DNA-binding transcription regulator: MLTTQRRAMISARLARDGQIVAKTLADELGLSEDTIRRDLREMAVEGLLRRVHGGALPLAPPLPDFAARQAIASDLKRRLGRRAADLVKPGQTVFLDGGTTNAEIARALPRDMRVTIITHSPTIAAELERHDAEVILIGGRLYKHSMVATGATTVAAIKQIRVDIFFLGVTGIHPAQGLSTGDYEETAIKRAIADQAADTYVLATPEKFGAASPYRIMSVSELAGLIVHAETPAEALSPYRDCTALIVA, translated from the coding sequence ATGCTGACGACGCAAAGACGGGCGATGATCTCGGCAAGGCTTGCCCGCGATGGGCAAATTGTCGCCAAGACGCTTGCGGACGAACTCGGGCTTTCGGAAGACACGATCCGCCGCGACCTCAGGGAAATGGCGGTAGAGGGCCTGCTCAGGCGGGTTCACGGCGGAGCCCTGCCTCTGGCGCCGCCGCTCCCGGATTTCGCCGCACGCCAGGCGATCGCCAGCGACCTCAAGCGCCGACTCGGACGACGAGCGGCTGACCTCGTCAAACCCGGGCAAACGGTCTTTCTGGATGGCGGCACGACCAATGCCGAAATCGCTCGTGCTTTGCCGCGGGACATGCGGGTCACGATCATCACGCACAGCCCGACGATCGCCGCGGAGTTAGAGCGTCACGACGCCGAGGTGATCCTGATCGGCGGCAGGCTTTACAAGCATTCGATGGTGGCCACCGGCGCGACAACAGTCGCCGCGATCAAACAGATCCGCGTCGATATCTTTTTCCTTGGCGTCACCGGCATTCATCCGGCGCAGGGGCTTTCGACCGGAGACTACGAGGAGACGGCGATCAAGCGCGCGATCGCCGACCAGGCGGCGGACACCTACGTGCTCGCAACTCCTGAGAAGTTCGGCGCAGCCTCTCCTTACCGCATCATGAGCGTCAGCGAACTTGCCGGGCTCATCGTCCACGCGGAGACGCCTGCCGAAGCCCTGTCGCCCTATCGTGATTGCACGGCTTTGATCGTTGCCTAG
- a CDS encoding DUF4406 domain-containing protein, with amino-acid sequence MLILIAGPYRSGTGDDPAKMAENLERLEEPSYALFKAGHVPMIGEWVALPVWHAAGGSRVGDDLYEEIFHPVAHRLLALCDAVLRLPGESKGADNDVRIARERGIPVYYRLEDVPGCAGTVAP; translated from the coding sequence ATGTTGATTCTCATTGCGGGCCCCTATCGCTCGGGCACGGGTGACGACCCGGCAAAAATGGCGGAAAATTTGGAGCGTCTAGAGGAGCCGTCCTATGCGCTCTTCAAGGCCGGGCACGTGCCAATGATCGGGGAATGGGTGGCCTTGCCCGTGTGGCATGCCGCCGGCGGAAGCCGAGTGGGCGACGACCTTTATGAGGAGATCTTCCATCCCGTTGCCCACCGTCTGCTTGCGCTCTGCGACGCAGTCCTGCGGTTGCCGGGCGAGTCCAAAGGCGCGGACAACGATGTGCGCATCGCCCGCGAGCGCGGCATTCCAGTCTACTACCGGCTCGAAGACGTGCCGGGCTGTGCGGGAACGGTAGCCCCGTGA
- a CDS encoding glutathione S-transferase family protein, producing the protein MLKLFYAPGTCSLASHIALEEAGAAYEARRVDFAKAEQTTPEYLAINPKGRVPALVTDRGILTKTPAILAYVAQSFPEKRLAPLDDPFEFARLQSFLSYLCSTVHVAHAHARRGPRWADDPAAHEAMKAKVPQNMGDCFALIESKMFAGPFVMGENYTIADPYLFTIANWLEGDGVDPGRFPKVLDHRNRMVARPAVAKILAAVQA; encoded by the coding sequence ATGCTGAAACTGTTTTACGCGCCCGGAACCTGTTCGCTCGCCTCACACATTGCGCTCGAGGAGGCCGGAGCGGCCTATGAAGCCCGTCGCGTCGATTTCGCGAAGGCCGAACAGACCACTCCCGAATATCTCGCGATCAATCCGAAGGGACGGGTGCCGGCGCTCGTGACCGACCGCGGGATCCTGACGAAAACGCCGGCAATCCTCGCCTATGTCGCCCAGAGTTTTCCCGAGAAGCGGCTTGCTCCCCTCGACGATCCGTTCGAGTTTGCAAGGCTGCAGTCGTTCCTGAGTTATCTCTGCTCGACGGTGCACGTCGCCCATGCCCATGCTCGGCGCGGCCCGAGATGGGCGGACGATCCGGCGGCGCATGAGGCAATGAAGGCCAAGGTGCCGCAGAACATGGGCGATTGCTTCGCGCTGATCGAAAGCAAGATGTTTGCCGGCCCCTTCGTGATGGGCGAGAACTATACGATCGCTGATCCCTATCTCTTCACGATCGCCAATTGGCTGGAGGGCGATGGTGTCGATCCGGGGCGCTTCCCGAAAGTTCTCGACCACCGCAACCGCATGGTCGCACGGCCGGCCGTTGCCAAGATCCTCGCTGCGGTACAGGCCTAA
- a CDS encoding MmcQ/YjbR family DNA-binding protein: MSDDLERSFERVRRLAEAAGLPETTVGTSYGTPALLVKGKSFVRMKDPHTLVVMCALEEKEMLMELDPSLFFETDHYKGWPAMLVRLAPIDDEALTQRLIAAWREKAPRRLASRFDAKSN; encoded by the coding sequence ATGAGCGATGATCTCGAACGCTCCTTCGAGCGCGTGCGGCGGCTGGCGGAGGCGGCAGGACTCCCGGAAACGACGGTCGGCACGTCCTATGGGACACCGGCTCTGCTCGTCAAAGGCAAGAGCTTTGTCCGGATGAAAGACCCGCACACACTGGTGGTCATGTGCGCGCTCGAAGAAAAGGAGATGTTGATGGAACTCGATCCATCGCTTTTCTTCGAGACCGATCACTACAAAGGCTGGCCGGCGATGTTGGTGAGACTCGCCCCAATCGACGACGAAGCATTGACGCAAAGACTGATCGCCGCCTGGCGGGAAAAGGCGCCGAGGCGCCTTGCAAGCCGCTTCGACGCCAAGTCGAACTGA
- a CDS encoding LysR substrate-binding domain-containing protein has translation MRELNAIHLNGLRAVEAAGRLGSLASAAEELGVTTGAVSQQITKTEAQLGRTLFERTSRGFVATDFGRLFLARLSSAFGELADTVASARRRDESVLTISVAPVFAARWLVYRLNRFAERHPDIRLRIDATTTLVNLDTSDVDVGIRVGTGDWPGVHAELLLEQEIFPVCSPNMAGNLRAPADILNLPAVIDGHSMFTWEVWLKEAGLSGSEMTVRHTFNEASLALDATIAGQGVMLAWQTLAGYAVTEGSLVAPFGIRAKTGFGHYFVHSRSRRESKAAAAFKRWVRDEVEEGMRLLDAKVSSYLGK, from the coding sequence ATGAGGGAGCTGAATGCCATTCATCTCAATGGCCTGCGCGCGGTCGAAGCGGCCGGGCGGCTAGGCTCGCTGGCGAGTGCCGCGGAAGAACTCGGCGTCACCACCGGCGCCGTCAGCCAGCAGATTACCAAGACGGAAGCGCAACTCGGCCGCACACTGTTCGAGCGCACCTCGCGCGGGTTCGTCGCCACGGACTTCGGACGCCTGTTCCTCGCGCGTCTGTCAAGCGCTTTCGGCGAACTTGCCGATACGGTGGCATCGGCGCGTCGCCGGGATGAATCGGTGCTGACGATCTCAGTGGCCCCGGTTTTCGCAGCCCGATGGCTGGTTTACCGATTGAACCGTTTTGCCGAGCGGCATCCGGATATCCGGCTGAGGATCGATGCGACGACCACCCTCGTGAACCTCGACACTTCCGACGTGGATGTCGGCATCCGCGTTGGCACTGGTGACTGGCCGGGTGTGCATGCCGAACTCCTGTTGGAACAGGAGATCTTCCCCGTCTGCTCGCCGAACATGGCTGGAAACCTGCGCGCGCCTGCAGATATTCTAAATCTGCCGGCGGTGATCGACGGTCACTCGATGTTCACTTGGGAAGTGTGGTTGAAGGAGGCCGGCCTGTCGGGCTCCGAAATGACCGTACGCCACACGTTCAACGAAGCCTCGCTCGCACTCGATGCGACGATTGCCGGACAGGGCGTCATGCTCGCTTGGCAAACCCTTGCCGGTTATGCCGTGACCGAAGGCAGTCTCGTTGCGCCATTTGGTATCCGGGCGAAGACTGGCTTCGGCCATTATTTCGTGCATTCGCGATCCCGGCGCGAGAGTAAGGCCGCCGCGGCTTTCAAGCGCTGGGTGCGCGATGAGGTCGAAGAGGGAATGCGGCTGCTCGACGCCAAGGTTTCGAGCTATCTCGGCAAGTGA
- a CDS encoding glutathione S-transferase family protein yields the protein MLTIYGVYRSRASRNYWMARELGIPFTSVPVIQARRVADPLAADAPLNTRSPSYLAINPMGLIPAIDDDGLVLTESLANNLYLARKYGGPLAPADLREDGQMGNWTMWAATEVEPHAVKIVLAYDNGIEDTPEGQARIAACAKSLQKAFAVLEAHLDNCDYVVGNRFTVADLNLAEVFRYTMTQTALFDRHPRIKAWLARCQSRPCFIAMMEERLKEPE from the coding sequence ATGCTGACAATTTACGGAGTTTATCGTTCGCGCGCATCGCGCAACTACTGGATGGCGCGCGAGCTTGGCATTCCCTTCACGTCCGTACCGGTGATTCAGGCGCGCCGCGTCGCCGATCCGCTCGCCGCCGATGCACCGCTCAACACCAGGTCGCCGAGCTATCTCGCGATCAATCCGATGGGCCTCATCCCCGCTATCGATGACGACGGTCTGGTCCTGACGGAGTCACTCGCCAACAATCTCTATCTCGCGCGCAAATATGGCGGTCCTCTCGCGCCGGCCGATCTCCGCGAGGACGGACAGATGGGCAATTGGACGATGTGGGCGGCGACGGAGGTGGAGCCGCATGCGGTCAAGATCGTTCTCGCTTATGACAACGGCATCGAGGACACGCCCGAGGGTCAAGCGCGCATTGCTGCTTGCGCCAAGTCACTTCAGAAAGCCTTCGCGGTTCTCGAAGCGCACCTCGATAACTGCGATTACGTCGTCGGCAACCGCTTCACCGTCGCCGATCTCAACCTTGCCGAGGTCTTCCGCTACACGATGACCCAGACCGCGCTGTTCGACCGGCATCCGCGCATCAAGGCGTGGCTTGCGCGTTGCCAGTCGCGCCCCTGCTTCATCGCCATGATGGAGGAGCGCCTGAAGGAGCCGGAATAG